A window of the Branchiibius hedensis genome harbors these coding sequences:
- the dnaA gene encoding chromosomal replication initiator protein DnaA, with the protein MLDLADSGIPAKERGFLQIARLVGVLGDTALIAVPFDNTKTAVESTLAEPVRTSLSRAVGRDLTIAVTVDQSLRGTESSETAEDLAEAQAIAADDVPTLTLVDSYTEQPPAPRPFDSAPPQGAAQPISQRPSTSGHGPAMVTERDDTRLNPKYTFDTFVIGAGNRFACAAAQAVAETPARSYNPLFIYGDSGLGKTHLLHAIGHYVRSYYPQSRVRYVNSEEFTNDFINSIRDDKASSFQKRYRDNVDVLLIDDVQFLQGKESTQEEFFHTFNALHNSEKQIVLTSDQPPKQLNGLEERMRSRFEWGLTTDVKPPDLETRIAILRKKAITDRIEISDDVLSLIADKVPSNIRELEGALIRVAAYGSVTQSQVDPALAAHVLKDLVPSASAGQVTAPLIMRETARYFGVTIDELCDASRSRTLVNARQVAMYLCRELTDLSLPKIGQYFGGRDHTTVMHADRKIRQLLPERHSLYDQISELTQIVRRAATSGNS; encoded by the coding sequence ATGCTCGACCTGGCTGATTCCGGGATCCCCGCCAAAGAGCGAGGTTTTCTGCAGATCGCACGTCTGGTGGGCGTGCTCGGCGACACCGCGTTGATCGCGGTTCCGTTCGACAACACCAAGACAGCCGTGGAATCCACGCTGGCCGAACCGGTCCGCACCTCGTTGAGCCGGGCAGTGGGGCGGGATCTGACGATCGCGGTGACGGTTGATCAGTCATTGCGCGGCACCGAGAGTTCCGAGACCGCTGAGGATCTGGCCGAGGCGCAGGCAATCGCGGCGGACGACGTCCCGACGTTGACCCTGGTGGACAGTTACACCGAGCAACCGCCTGCCCCGCGCCCGTTCGACTCCGCACCCCCGCAGGGGGCGGCCCAACCGATCAGCCAGCGGCCCAGTACCTCCGGGCACGGACCGGCGATGGTGACCGAGCGGGATGACACCCGGCTGAACCCCAAATACACCTTCGACACGTTCGTGATCGGGGCCGGTAACCGGTTTGCCTGTGCAGCCGCCCAGGCCGTCGCCGAGACACCCGCCCGCTCCTACAACCCGTTGTTCATCTACGGCGATTCGGGACTGGGCAAAACCCACCTGCTGCACGCCATCGGGCACTACGTGCGCTCGTACTACCCACAGTCTCGGGTCCGGTACGTGAACTCCGAGGAGTTCACCAACGACTTCATCAACTCGATCCGCGATGACAAGGCCAGCAGCTTCCAGAAGCGCTACCGCGACAACGTCGACGTCCTCCTGATCGACGATGTGCAGTTCTTGCAGGGCAAGGAGAGCACCCAGGAGGAGTTCTTCCACACGTTCAACGCGCTGCACAACAGCGAGAAGCAGATCGTGTTGACCAGTGACCAGCCGCCCAAGCAGCTCAACGGCCTGGAAGAACGGATGCGGTCCCGCTTCGAATGGGGGCTGACCACCGACGTCAAACCGCCGGACCTGGAGACCCGCATCGCGATCCTGCGCAAAAAGGCGATCACCGACCGCATCGAGATCTCCGACGACGTCCTCAGCCTGATCGCCGACAAGGTGCCCAGCAACATCCGCGAACTCGAAGGGGCGCTGATCCGGGTCGCCGCCTACGGATCGGTCACGCAGAGCCAGGTGGATCCGGCCCTGGCGGCGCACGTGTTGAAGGACCTCGTACCTAGCGCCAGCGCCGGCCAGGTGACCGCCCCACTGATCATGCGCGAGACCGCCCGCTACTTCGGCGTGACCATCGATGAATTGTGCGACGCGTCCCGCTCGCGGACTTTGGTCAACGCCCGCCAGGTCGCGATGTACCTGTGCCGCGAGTTGACGGACCTGTCGCTGCCGAAGATCGGGCAGTACTTCGGCGGCCGCGACCACACCACGGTGATGCACGCCGATCGCAAGATCCGCCAGCTGCTGCCGGAACGACATTCGCTCTATGACCAGATCAGCGAACTGACCCAGATCGTGCGGCGCGCGGCAACCTCCGGCAACTCCTGA
- the dnaN gene encoding DNA polymerase III subunit beta, whose product MKLQVERDVLADAVTWAVRGLAARPPVPVLAGVLLEASDDGLTLSAFDYEVSAKVTVAAHVDEPGTALVHGRLLSDIARSLPDKPVLLTSDGTKVQLVCGSSRFALHEMPTADYPTLPTAPEGSGSIDGTAFTQAVAQVSIAADRGDTLPILTGVRVEVDGDKVTLLATDRYRLAQRELSWNPTSADAAYVALIPARTLSDTAKALGAGGSVDVAFGSAAGGDGLVGFEAGQRRTTSRVLDGEYPKVASIFPTTVDTVAVVQTSALIESVKRVALVAERNTPVRLRFSEGVLAIEAGQGEEAQASEALEATLTGPEIETAFNPQFLLDGLQVLGTSYARLSFTQPGRPAVLSGQNEADGDADDSYRYVLMPVRFAS is encoded by the coding sequence GTGAAGCTGCAAGTCGAACGTGACGTTTTGGCGGATGCGGTCACCTGGGCCGTCCGGGGTCTGGCCGCCCGCCCGCCGGTCCCGGTCCTGGCCGGGGTGCTGCTCGAAGCCAGCGACGACGGCCTGACCCTCAGCGCCTTCGATTACGAGGTGTCCGCGAAGGTCACCGTCGCAGCCCATGTCGACGAGCCCGGCACCGCCCTCGTGCACGGCCGGTTGCTGTCGGACATCGCCCGCTCCCTGCCGGACAAGCCGGTGCTGCTGACCTCCGACGGCACCAAGGTCCAGTTGGTCTGTGGTTCAAGCCGGTTCGCGCTGCACGAGATGCCGACCGCGGACTACCCCACCTTGCCGACCGCTCCCGAAGGCAGCGGCTCGATCGACGGCACGGCGTTCACCCAGGCCGTCGCCCAGGTCTCGATCGCGGCCGACCGCGGCGACACCCTGCCGATCCTGACCGGTGTCCGGGTCGAGGTCGACGGTGACAAGGTGACGCTGCTGGCCACTGACCGGTATCGCCTGGCCCAACGTGAACTCAGCTGGAACCCCACGAGCGCGGACGCGGCGTACGTCGCCCTGATCCCGGCCCGGACCTTGTCTGACACCGCCAAGGCGCTCGGCGCGGGCGGCAGCGTCGACGTTGCGTTCGGTTCGGCCGCCGGCGGTGACGGCCTGGTCGGATTCGAAGCCGGTCAGCGGCGCACGACCAGCCGGGTGCTGGACGGCGAATACCCCAAGGTTGCCTCGATCTTCCCGACCACAGTCGACACGGTCGCCGTCGTGCAGACCAGCGCGTTGATCGAGTCGGTCAAGCGGGTCGCCCTGGTCGCCGAGCGCAACACTCCGGTGCGGCTGCGGTTCAGTGAGGGCGTCCTGGCGATCGAGGCGGGACAGGGCGAGGAGGCCCAGGCCAGCGAAGCGCTCGAGGCGACGCTGACCGGTCCGGAGATCGAAACGGCCTTCAACCCGCAGTTCCTGCTCGACGGGCTGCAGGTCCTGGGCACGTCGTACGCCCGGTTGTCCTTCACCCAACCCGGGCGCCCGGCGGTGTTGTCGGGGCAGAATGAAGCTGACGGCGACGCCGACGACAGCTACCGCTACGTGCTGATGCCGGTCCGGTTCGCCAGCTGA
- the gnd gene encoding phosphogluconate dehydrogenase (NAD(+)-dependent, decarboxylating) has protein sequence MQIGLIGLGKMGGFMRDRIVAAGHEVVGYDTNPQVSDVATVQDLVTALTPPRVVWLMVPAGRITQSLVDELGGLLDKGDLVIDGGNSKFTDDAVHAEELGKKGIEFVDCGVSGGVWGKTEGYGLMAGGSDENIARVMPIFDALRPEGPRDEGFVHAGDVGAGHYVKMVHNGIEYGMMQAYAEGYELLEAKEIVKDVPAAFKAWTRGTVVRSWLQELMADALAKDATLEGIEGFVNDSGEGRWTVQEAVEYGVPMPVISSALYQRFFSRQGTASPAMKAVAALRNEFGGHEVTKKGEKPIVTDH, from the coding sequence ATGCAGATCGGACTTATCGGCCTGGGCAAGATGGGCGGATTCATGCGGGACCGCATCGTCGCCGCGGGGCATGAGGTCGTCGGGTACGACACCAATCCGCAGGTCAGCGATGTGGCCACGGTCCAGGACTTGGTCACGGCGCTGACCCCGCCTCGCGTGGTCTGGCTGATGGTGCCCGCGGGCCGGATCACCCAGAGCCTGGTCGATGAGCTCGGCGGGCTGCTGGACAAGGGCGACCTGGTCATCGACGGCGGCAACAGCAAGTTCACCGACGACGCCGTCCACGCCGAAGAGCTCGGCAAGAAGGGCATCGAATTCGTCGACTGCGGCGTCTCCGGCGGGGTCTGGGGCAAGACCGAGGGCTACGGCCTGATGGCGGGTGGCTCGGATGAGAACATCGCCCGGGTGATGCCGATCTTCGACGCGCTGCGGCCGGAAGGTCCGCGCGACGAAGGCTTCGTGCACGCCGGTGACGTGGGCGCGGGCCACTACGTGAAGATGGTCCACAACGGCATCGAGTACGGCATGATGCAGGCCTACGCCGAGGGCTACGAACTGCTCGAAGCCAAGGAAATCGTCAAGGACGTCCCGGCCGCGTTCAAGGCCTGGACCCGCGGCACCGTCGTGCGGTCCTGGCTGCAGGAACTCATGGCCGACGCGCTGGCCAAGGACGCCACCCTGGAGGGCATCGAGGGCTTCGTCAACGACTCCGGTGAGGGCCGCTGGACCGTGCAGGAAGCCGTCGAATACGGCGTGCCCATGCCGGTCATCTCCTCCGCGCTCTACCAGCGGTTCTTCTCCCGGCAGGGCACCGCGTCCCCGGCGATGAAGGCGGTCGCCGCGCTGCGCAACGAATTCGGTGGTCACGAAGTGACGAAGAAGGGCGAGAAGCCCATCGTCACCGACCACTGA
- the recF gene encoding DNA replication/repair protein RecF (All proteins in this family for which functions are known are DNA-binding proteins that assist the filamentation of RecA onto DNA for the initiation of recombination or recombinational repair.) produces MYVAHLVLTDFRSYDHVDLALAAGPSLFVGQNGQGKTNLVEAIGYVASMGSHRVASDGPLIRAGTGQAVISTAVVRDGRTQQVELEINPGRANRARLNAHPTRPRETLGTLRTVLFAPEDLALVKGDPEQRRRFLDDLLVARQPRWSAARSDYDKILKQRNALLKSARTAPDRSAVLASLPAWNEHLATAGAHLLYARLRLLRDLAPHVAQAYDQVSAGAGGAHATYRSSLDPDIAEPIAAGQVPTVEELTAATHARFAQVAQAEADRGLTLVGPHRDDVELELGDLPAKGYASHGESWSFALALRLAAYQLLRHDLGTDPVLVLDDVFAELDTGRRERLAALIEDCEQVLVTAAVPADIPQGLVGPRFEVTRAAVSAITVPQESAS; encoded by the coding sequence ATGTACGTCGCCCACCTGGTGCTGACGGACTTCCGCTCCTACGACCACGTCGACCTAGCGCTGGCCGCCGGGCCAAGTCTGTTCGTGGGCCAGAACGGCCAGGGCAAGACCAACCTGGTCGAAGCCATCGGGTACGTCGCGTCGATGGGTTCCCATCGCGTGGCCAGTGACGGGCCGCTGATCCGGGCGGGCACCGGACAAGCGGTCATCTCCACCGCAGTGGTCCGCGACGGGCGCACCCAGCAGGTCGAGCTCGAGATCAACCCCGGCCGGGCCAACCGGGCCCGGTTGAACGCGCATCCGACCCGGCCGCGGGAAACCCTCGGCACGTTGCGCACCGTGCTGTTCGCCCCCGAGGATCTGGCGCTGGTCAAGGGCGACCCGGAGCAGCGCCGCCGGTTCCTGGACGACCTGCTCGTCGCACGGCAACCGCGCTGGTCAGCGGCCCGCAGCGACTACGACAAGATCCTCAAACAGCGCAACGCCTTGTTGAAATCAGCCCGGACCGCGCCGGATCGCAGCGCCGTCCTGGCGTCATTGCCGGCGTGGAACGAGCATCTGGCGACCGCCGGTGCCCACCTGCTCTACGCGCGACTGCGGTTACTGCGCGATCTGGCACCGCACGTGGCCCAGGCGTACGACCAGGTGAGCGCGGGTGCGGGAGGTGCGCACGCGACCTACCGCAGCAGTCTTGATCCGGACATCGCCGAACCGATTGCGGCCGGGCAGGTGCCGACGGTGGAGGAGCTGACCGCCGCGACCCACGCCCGGTTCGCCCAGGTCGCCCAGGCCGAAGCCGATCGCGGGCTGACCCTGGTCGGGCCGCACCGCGACGACGTCGAACTCGAACTCGGTGATCTGCCGGCCAAGGGCTACGCCAGCCACGGTGAGTCCTGGTCGTTCGCGTTGGCGCTGCGGCTCGCGGCCTACCAACTGCTGCGGCACGATCTGGGGACCGATCCGGTGCTCGTGCTCGACGATGTCTTCGCCGAGTTGGACACCGGCCGCCGCGAGCGCCTGGCTGCTCTGATCGAGGATTGTGAGCAGGTGCTGGTCACCGCGGCGGTCCCGGCCGACATCCCGCAGGGGTTGGTCGGACCGCGCTTCGAGGTGACCCGCGCGGCCGTCAGCGCGATCACGGTGCCGCAGGAGAGTGCTTCGTGA
- a CDS encoding DUF721 domain-containing protein, producing the protein MNDENDSASEELADEPDPLEAAREALNQVRRAARDRGLRPGVRPRPAGTQPGVAPRRDSLEPQPLGAGIEKLIEERAWQVDVQAGAVFSRWSDIVGPEVASHCIPTTFEDSVLTVRAESTAWATQLRLLNSSLLGAIERQVGPEVVRELRIVGPGAPTWKHGYRGITGGRGPRDTYG; encoded by the coding sequence GTGAACGACGAAAACGACTCTGCCAGTGAGGAACTGGCCGATGAACCAGACCCTCTGGAGGCGGCGCGGGAGGCGCTGAACCAGGTACGCCGTGCCGCCCGTGACCGTGGTCTGCGGCCCGGGGTGCGTCCCCGGCCGGCGGGCACCCAGCCCGGGGTCGCGCCGCGCCGGGACTCGTTGGAGCCACAACCGCTCGGGGCCGGCATCGAGAAGTTGATCGAGGAGCGGGCCTGGCAGGTCGACGTACAGGCAGGGGCGGTCTTCAGTCGCTGGTCGGACATCGTGGGGCCGGAGGTCGCCAGCCACTGCATCCCGACCACGTTCGAGGATTCGGTGTTGACGGTGCGGGCGGAATCGACGGCCTGGGCCACGCAGCTGCGGCTGCTCAACTCCAGCCTGCTGGGTGCGATCGAGCGGCAGGTGGGGCCGGAGGTCGTCCGCGAACTGCGGATCGTCGGCCCGGGAGCACCGACGTGGAAGCACGGTTATCGCGGAATCACGGGCGGTCGGGGACCCCGGGACACCTACGGCTGA
- the gyrB gene encoding DNA topoisomerase (ATP-hydrolyzing) subunit B, protein MADATNPQPDSEQDPQESLRSPDTSTDAVYDASAIQVLEGLEAVRKRPGMYIGSTGPRGLHHLIWEIVDNAVDERLAGFATTIDVTLLADGGVRVIDDGRGIPTGIHPTEGVSTVEVVLTQLHAGGKFGGGGYKVSGGLHGVGSSVVNALSTRMTAEVRQLGQRFFIEFEHGVPKAPLSVVGELGPQDQTGTTITWWADPDIFESVDYDFETIRARFQQTAFLNKGLTITLTDEREQEIDEAAVEEAAAEGTTVEEASPKTVTYRYDDGLLDYVKYLNSSKRNEPVHDNVIAFEAEDTERLLSVEIAMQWTTAYSESVHTYANTVNTHEGGTHEEGFRAAMTSLINKFARDNKLLKEKDDNLTGDDIREGLTAVISVKLGEPQFEGQTKTKLGNSEVKGFVQGAVRDNLEHWLASNPRDGRAIVSKAVSAASARLAARKARETARRKGLLEGGGLPGKLRDCQSKDPTVSEVFIVEGDSAGGSATQGRNPFNQAILPIRGKILNVEKARMDKVLANNEVQALISGFGTGIGEDFDIEKARYHKIVLMADADVDGMHIRTLLLTLLFRFMRPLIEHGYVYLAQPPLYRIKWSNHEHEFAFSDKERDGLVELGQSKGWRLPKDSPIQRYKGLGEMNYEELWETTMDPDTRTLLQVTMDDAAAADEIFAVLMGEDVESRRGFIQRNAKDVRFLDI, encoded by the coding sequence GTGGCCGACGCGACCAACCCCCAGCCCGACAGCGAGCAGGACCCGCAGGAGAGCCTTCGTAGTCCCGACACCTCGACCGACGCGGTGTACGACGCCAGCGCGATCCAGGTCCTCGAGGGCCTGGAAGCGGTCCGCAAACGGCCGGGTATGTACATCGGATCGACCGGTCCGCGTGGTCTGCACCACCTGATCTGGGAGATCGTGGACAACGCGGTCGACGAACGGCTGGCCGGCTTCGCGACCACGATCGACGTGACCCTGCTGGCTGATGGTGGGGTGCGGGTCATTGACGACGGCCGCGGTATCCCCACCGGCATCCACCCGACCGAAGGCGTCTCGACCGTGGAGGTCGTGCTCACCCAGTTGCACGCTGGCGGCAAGTTCGGCGGCGGCGGTTACAAGGTCTCCGGTGGTCTGCACGGCGTCGGTTCGTCGGTGGTGAATGCGCTCTCGACGCGGATGACCGCCGAGGTGCGCCAGTTGGGCCAGCGCTTCTTCATCGAGTTCGAGCACGGGGTGCCCAAGGCACCGCTGTCGGTCGTCGGTGAGCTGGGACCGCAGGACCAGACGGGTACGACGATCACCTGGTGGGCCGACCCCGACATCTTCGAGTCGGTGGACTACGACTTCGAGACGATCCGGGCCCGCTTCCAGCAGACCGCCTTCCTGAACAAGGGTCTGACGATCACGCTGACCGATGAGCGGGAGCAGGAGATCGACGAGGCCGCGGTCGAGGAAGCGGCCGCCGAGGGCACCACGGTCGAGGAGGCCTCCCCCAAGACCGTCACCTACCGCTATGACGACGGCCTGTTGGACTACGTGAAGTACCTCAACTCCTCCAAGCGCAACGAACCGGTGCACGACAACGTCATCGCGTTCGAGGCGGAGGACACCGAGCGGTTGCTGTCGGTCGAGATCGCGATGCAGTGGACCACCGCGTACTCCGAGTCGGTGCACACCTACGCCAACACGGTGAACACCCACGAGGGCGGCACCCACGAAGAAGGCTTCCGGGCGGCGATGACCTCGCTGATCAACAAGTTCGCCCGGGACAACAAGCTGCTCAAGGAGAAGGACGACAACCTCACCGGTGATGACATCCGGGAAGGGTTGACCGCGGTCATCTCCGTGAAGTTGGGCGAACCGCAGTTCGAAGGTCAGACCAAGACGAAGCTCGGGAACTCAGAGGTCAAGGGGTTCGTGCAGGGCGCCGTACGGGACAACCTCGAACACTGGCTGGCCAGCAACCCGCGCGACGGACGGGCGATCGTCTCCAAGGCGGTCTCGGCGGCGTCGGCTCGGCTCGCAGCGCGCAAGGCGCGGGAGACCGCACGACGCAAGGGGCTCCTGGAAGGCGGCGGGTTGCCCGGCAAGTTGCGCGACTGCCAGTCCAAGGACCCGACGGTCAGTGAGGTCTTCATCGTCGAGGGTGACTCGGCGGGCGGTTCTGCGACCCAGGGTCGCAACCCGTTCAACCAGGCCATCCTGCCGATTCGGGGCAAGATCCTGAACGTCGAGAAGGCCCGGATGGACAAGGTCCTGGCCAACAACGAGGTCCAGGCGCTGATCTCCGGGTTCGGCACCGGCATCGGTGAGGACTTCGACATCGAGAAGGCGCGCTATCACAAGATCGTGCTGATGGCCGACGCCGACGTCGACGGTATGCACATCCGCACGCTGTTGCTGACGCTGCTCTTCCGGTTCATGCGGCCGCTGATCGAGCACGGCTACGTCTACCTGGCGCAGCCGCCGCTGTATCGGATCAAGTGGTCCAACCACGAGCACGAATTCGCCTTCTCCGACAAGGAGCGCGACGGTCTGGTCGAGCTCGGGCAGAGCAAGGGTTGGCGGTTGCCGAAGGACTCCCCGATCCAGCGCTACAAGGGTCTGGGTGAGATGAACTACGAGGAGTTGTGGGAGACCACGATGGACCCCGACACCCGCACGCTGCTGCAGGTGACGATGGACGACGCGGCCGCCGCCGACGAGATCTTCGCGGTGCTGATGGGTGAGGACGTCGAGTCCCGAAGGGGATTCATCCAGCGCAACGCCAAAGACGTTCGGTTCTTGGATATCTGA